The DNA region CGATCGGGTTCATCAACGGCTACCTGGTGGTGAAGACGGGCATCCCCAGCTTCCTGGTCACCCTGGGCACGTTCTTCATGCTGCGGGGGCTCAACCTGGCCATCACCAAGATCGTCACCGGCAACGTCGGCACCAACGACGTGTCGGACATCGCCGGCTTCGGGATGGCCAAGAACATCTTCGCCTCCCAGTTCACCATCGGGGGCGTCGCGATCCGGATCACCCTGCTGTGGTGGATCCTGTTCGTCCTCATCGCCACCTGGGTCCTGCTCCGCACCCACGTCGGCAACTGGATCTTCGCCGTCGGCGGCTCCGCGGCCAGCTCGCGGGCGGTCGGGGTCCCGGTGAACAAGGTGAAGATCGGCCTGTTCATGACGGTGGGGTTCCTGGCCTGGTTCACCGGCATGCACATCCTGTTCGCCTTCAACACCGTCCAGTCCGGCATCGGGATCGGCAACGAGTTCATCTACATCGTCGCCGCCGTGGTCGGCGGCTGCCTGCTCACCGGCGGCTACGGCTCGGTGATCGGGGCCGCCATCGGGGCGCTCATCTTCGGCATGACCAACCAGGGCATCGTCTACGCCGGCTGGAACCCCGACTGGTTCTACTTCTTCCTCGGCGCCCTGCTGCTCGGGGCCATCCTGTTCAACAACTTCATCCGACAGCGCGCGGAGGCATCGAGATGACCGCCACAGCCGACACCAGGACCGACGCGCCGCTGGTCAGGCTCACCGACGCCGGCAAGAACTACGGCAACATCATCGCCCTCCAGGGCGTCACGTTGGACGTCGGGGCGTCCGAGGTGACCTGCGTGCTCGGGGACAACGGGGCCGGCAAGTCGACCCTGATCAAGATCATCGCCGGGCTGCACCAGCACACCCACGGCAGCTACGAGGTCGAGGGCGACGATGTGCGCTTCGACTCGCCCCGCGAGGCCCTCGACCGCGGCATCGCCACCGTCTACCAGGACCTGGCCGTGGTGCCGCTGATGCCGGTGTGGCGCAACTTCTTCCTCGGCAACGAGGTCCGCAAGGGCCCGGCCATGGACATCGCCGGCATGCGCACCACCGCCAAGCAGGAGCTGCTCGACATGGGCATCGACCTGCGCGACGTCGACCAGCCGATCGGCACCCTCTCGGGCGGCGAGCGCCAGTGCGTGGCCATCGCCCGCGCGGTCCACTTCGGGGCCAAGGTGCTGATCCTGGACGAGCCGACGGCCGCCCTCGGCGTCAAGCAGTCCGGCGTGGTGCTCCGCTACATCATCCAGGCCAAGGAGCGCGGCCTGGGCGTCATCTTCATCACCCACAACCCCCACCACGCCTACCCGGTCGGCGACAACTTCCTCATCCTCAAGCGGGGCCGCAGCATCGGCTACTGGAGCAAGAGCGAGATCACCATGGGCGAGCTGACCGGCCTCATGGCCGGAGGCTCGGAGCTGGAGGAGCTCACCCACGAGCTCGAGGCGGCCGGCACCGAGAGCTCCGGGCTGCGGGAGGTCGCCCACGTGTTCGAGCAGGAGGTGGCCGAGCTGCACGTCGGCGGGTCGAGCGGGCAGGGGACGCCGCCGTCCGGCAACACCGACCCCCGGCAGGAGCCGCCGCAGCCATGAAGATCGCCCTCGACCCGTACATGCTGCGGACGGTCCCCCTGGCCGAGCTGCCAGGGGTGGTGGCCGAGCTCGGCTACGAGCACATCGAGCTGTCGCCGCGGGAGGACCTCATTCCGTTCTTCGTCCACCCGCGGGCCGACAAAGCCACCAT from Actinomycetota bacterium includes:
- a CDS encoding ABC transporter permease, translating into MSQTVDVGTPPAPPQDERVGQRSTLSRLLARPEIGALAGAIVIFLIFFIVAPPFRELSSLSTVLYVSSTYGIPAVAVALLMIGGEFDLSAGVAVTASALVASMISYQFSANMFVGVLVALVVALAIGFINGYLVVKTGIPSFLVTLGTFFMLRGLNLAITKIVTGNVGTNDVSDIAGFGMAKNIFASQFTIGGVAIRITLLWWILFVLIATWVLLRTHVGNWIFAVGGSAASSRAVGVPVNKVKIGLFMTVGFLAWFTGMHILFAFNTVQSGIGIGNEFIYIVAAVVGGCLLTGGYGSVIGAAIGALIFGMTNQGIVYAGWNPDWFYFFLGALLLGAILFNNFIRQRAEASR
- a CDS encoding ATP-binding cassette domain-containing protein, whose amino-acid sequence is MTATADTRTDAPLVRLTDAGKNYGNIIALQGVTLDVGASEVTCVLGDNGAGKSTLIKIIAGLHQHTHGSYEVEGDDVRFDSPREALDRGIATVYQDLAVVPLMPVWRNFFLGNEVRKGPAMDIAGMRTTAKQELLDMGIDLRDVDQPIGTLSGGERQCVAIARAVHFGAKVLILDEPTAALGVKQSGVVLRYIIQAKERGLGVIFITHNPHHAYPVGDNFLILKRGRSIGYWSKSEITMGELTGLMAGGSELEELTHELEAAGTESSGLREVAHVFEQEVAELHVGGSSGQGTPPSGNTDPRQEPPQP
- a CDS encoding sugar phosphate isomerase/epimerase, encoding MKIALDPYMLRTVPLAELPGVVAELGYEHIELSPREDLIPFFVHPRADKAT